A single genomic interval of Electrophorus electricus isolate fEleEle1 chromosome 2, fEleEle1.pri, whole genome shotgun sequence harbors:
- the LOC113577952 gene encoding death-associated protein-like 1-A has translation MVQLFKAGMKDNLVLKAGHPPAVKAGGKRVAKKSGEDSGILEKESKRADKPRSLTTSSRMQQIGILLAGPLDKLSHDFPESPVSVRHGRVRPSMEKPHIQRTFFIQQPRKC, from the exons ATGGTGCAGCTGTTTAAAGCTGGAATGAAAGACAATCTAGTGCTGAAGGCTGGACACCCACCTGCAG TGAAGGCAGGAGGGAAGCGAGTGGCTAAGAAGAGTGGTGAGGACAGTGGAAtcctggagaaagagagcaagagagcggaCAAACCCAG gtcTCTGACCACCTCTTCCCGCATGCAGCAAATTGGGATTCTTTTGGCAGGCCCACTAGACAAG ttGAGTCATGATTTTCCTGAGAGTCCAGTTTCAGTGAGGCATGGAAGGGTCAGACCTAGCATGGAGAAACCACACATCCAGCGTACCTTCTTCATCCAGCAGCCCCGCAAGTGTTGA
- the nme9 gene encoding thioredoxin domain-containing protein 6, with protein MAGKKKEVSLQVSINNDEQWGEMLTTNGLTVVDVYQQWCGPCRAVISLFRKIKNELGDDLLHFAIAEADSIEDLEKYRGKCKPTFLFYAGGALIAVLRGANAPLLQRMVVEELAKEKQVLEQGMARTAVKDDGLTEETEEEEKDAEVHQNYEDVLVAVNQSYTVAIIKPDVVAHGKTNEIILKIQDAGFDILAHEERTLSVSEAREFYQHRAGEPYFEELVRFMSGGPSHVLVIAKPEGSDDTIPAWREFLGPVDVEEAKREHPESLRAQYGTETLFNALHGSSDVEQAGRELAFFFPNFRPAGSDRRSGHAGPELKPVERTLALIRPDAARENREEILERIHEAGFTVAMQKEVMLTEEQVCHFYSHLQHEAYFPALLTNMTSGPLLALALARQGAVQHWRDLLGPQDPTQAKREQPACLRAHFAGESESLNQLHGSGSLEEAEQEINFFFPKEHTLAVIKPDTAEEHREEILGEIQSKSFTITRLHEMVLSREVAEEFYKEHRDKPFFSQLVDYMCRGPCTMMILTKENAVEEWRAMMGPTDPSKAREKAPESVRARFAKDILENTVHGSSSAKHAQEKIHFIFGDISSESEVISTGEDNGPCPLEAEESFAELKNLQTSRSPSFSELRNQTEPSSEEVGSTIHLDPATECQPLSPDLNMDSSEQQATQEMDDSHNTGHQTPTSDLQDQFSDA; from the exons ATGGCCGGGAAGAAGAAAGAAGTTAGTTTACAG GTGTCGATCAATAATGACGAGCAATGGGGAGAAATGCTGACAACGAATGGGTTAACAG TGGTGGATGTATATCAGCAGTGGTGTGGGCCCTGTCGTGCTGTCATCAGCCtgttcagaaaaataaaaaatgagctAGGAGACGACCTCTTACACTTCGCTATA GCAGAGGCTGACAGTATTGAAGATCTGGAGAAATATCGAGGAAAGTGCAAGCCCACCTTCCTGTTCTATGCT GGCGGGGCTCTCATAGCTGTGCTGCGGGGGGCTAACGCTCCACTCCTGCAGAGAATGGTGGTGGAGGAGTTGGCCAAGGAGAAACAAGTGCTGGAGCAGGGCATGGCACGCACTGCG GTGAAGGATGATGGACtgacagaagagacagaagaagaggaaaaggatGCTGAAGTCCATCAAAATTATGAAGATGTTCTTG TAGCTGTGAACCAGTCTTACACAGTGGCGATCATTAAACCAGATGTTGTTGCACATGGAAAGACCAATGAAATCATTTTGAAG ataCAGGATGCAGGCTTTGATATTCTGGCCCATGAGGAACGCACACTGAGTGTGTCAGAGGCTCGGGAGTTTTACCAGCACCGAGCAGGCGAG CCATACTTTGAGGAGTTGGTGCGATTCATGTCTGGAGGCCCCTCCCATGTTCTGGTTATCGCTAAGCCTGAGGGTTCTGATGATACCATCCCAGCCTGGCGGGAGTTCCTGGGCCCCGTGGATGTAGAGGAGGCCAAGAGAGAGCATCCAGAGAG TCTGAGAGCTCAGTATGGAACGGAGACCCTCTTCAATGCGCTGCATGGCAGCAGTGACGTCGAGCAGGCTGGCAGGGAGCTGGCGTTCTTCTTTCCCAACTTCAGGCCAGCGGGGTCGGACCGGCGCTCGGGCCATGCCGGGCCGGAACTGAAGCCTGTGGAGAGGACATTGGCACTCATTCGGCCTGACGCagccagagagaacagag AGGAGATTCTAGAGAGGATCCACGAAGCGGGTTTTACGGTGGCCATGCAGAAGGAGGTGATGCTTACAGAAGAGCAGGTGTGTCACTTCTACAGTCATCTTCAGCATGAGGCATATTTCCCTGCCCTACTCACAAACATGACCAG TGGCCCACTGTTGGCTCTGGCTTTGGCAAGGCAAGGAGCAGTGCAGCACTGGAGGGACCTTCTGGGTCCCCAGGACCCCACACAAGCAAAACGGGAACAGCCAGCCTG CCTTCGAGCTCATTTTgcgggagaaagtgagagtttGAATCAGCTGCATGGAAGTGGGAGCTtggaggaggctgagcaggaaATCAACTTCTTCTTCCCTAAGGAGCACACACTAGCTGTTATCAAACCCGACACTGCAGAGGAACACAGAG AGGAGATCCTGGGGGAGATCCAATCCAAGAGCTTCACCATCACTCGACTGCATGAGATGGTCTTGTCCAGGGAGGTGGCTGAGGAGTTCTACAAAGAACACAGGGATAAGCCTTTCTTTAGCCAGTTAGTGGACTATATGTGCCG TGGTCCATGCACAATGATGATTCTGACTAAAGAGAATGCGGTTGAGGAGTGGAGAGCCATGATGGGACCTACTGACCCCAGTAAGGCGAGAGAGAAAGCACCAGAGTCCGTGAGAGCCCGCTTCGCTAAAGACATCCTGGAGAACACCGTCCATGGTTCTTCCAGCGCAAAGCATGCACAGGAGAAGATACACTTCATCTTCGGAGACATCAGCTCAGAGAGTGAGGTCATCAGCACAGGGGAAGATAATGGGCCTTGTCCATTAG AAGCAGAAGAAAGTTTTGCAGAGCTGAAGAACCTCCAGACATCAAGATCACCCTCATTTAGTGAACTAAGGAACCAGACTGAGCCAAGCAGTGAAG AAGTAGGAAGTACTATCCATTTGGACCCAGCAACAGAGTGCCAGCCACTGTCTCCTGATCTAAACATGGACTCATCAGAGCAGCAGGCAACACAAGAGATGGATGACAGTCATAATACAG GACACCAGACACCCACTTCAGATCTACAAGATCAATTTTCTGATGCCTGA